TCCGCCGGCTCAACCCCGACGAGCGGAGCACGGCCGCGCTGATCCGCACGGCGTTAGACCACCGCGAGGACGCGATCGGCCACATACCCGCCGAGAGCACGCCCGGCGTCTCGATCCGCCGGATGGGATTCGAGGCGACGCTCGCCGACCTCGCCGACGAGGCGACCGTCGTCGAACTCCACGAGGACGGCGCCCCCGTCGCGGACGTCGACCCGCCCGCGGACCCGCTCTTCGTGCTCTCGGACCACCGCGACTTCAGCGACGCGGAGGCCGACCTCCTGGCCGACGCGGCGGACGAGCGAGTGCGGCTGAGTCCCGAAGTCCTCCACGCCGACCACGCGATCACCGTCGCGCACAATTACCTGGACACCGACGGCTACACCACCTACTGAGAGATGAGCGACGCCGATGCTGACACCACCGCGGGAGACCGCCGGACTACGCACGCGCCTGACCGCGACGACCGTTTTGCGGTCCCGCTCGTCGGCGTCGCCGTCGATCCGGAGACGCGCTGTGCGCACTGGGACGACGCGGTCGACATCGTGGCGCTCCGCTTCGGTTGTTGTGAGGCGTTCTCGCCGTGCCACGCGTGTCACGACGAGGCCACCGAGCACGATCCCGAGCCGTGGCCGCGCGAGCGGTTCGACGAGCCGGCGGTGCTGTGCGGCGCCTGCGGAGCGACGCTCACGGCGCGGAGGTACCTCGACGGCGACGACGCGTGTCCCGCCTGCGGCGCGGCGTTCAATCCGGGGTGTCGGCGCCACCGGGAGCGGTACTTCGAGGTCGGCGGCGACGGCGAGCCGAACCTCGACGCCTGACGGGCGCGGCGCGGGCTCTGACGGTTCGGAAGCGTTAAAAGAACGAACGACGACGGTACGAGTGTGGGCCGGTGGGGTAGCTTGGTATCCTTCGGCCTTCGGGTGGCCGTAACCGCAGTTCGAATCTGCGCCGGCCCATTTTTCCCCACTTCAGAACGACGAGCCGCCGCTATGGACCGTATTCGCCTTCGGACGGAGGAACGCTCACAGCAGCGCCGCCACGATCACCGCGCCGTTCCACACCGTCACGACGAACCCCAACATACAGAGCGCGAGCGGAACGCCGATGCTGTGCGGGTGAGGGACGATCCGGTACAGGCCATAAAAGCCCGCGACGACGGCGACCTTCAGCGGAACGAGGAGCGGGAGCCCGTAGGTGTTGATCAGCCAGGCCACGAGCGGGCTCGCCTCGACGACCGTGTGCAGGTGATAGCCCGAGAGCGTCGTGACGACGTCGCCGACGAGAAAGAACACTATCGTCCCCTGCCACCAGAGGGGAGTCAGTCCGGACAGCAGTTCGATCGAGGAGTCCGAGTGGGTGTCAATCATCGTCGGGAGGGGGCCTTCGGTGCGGCTTTCGGTCGCGGCGAACGACCACGCGGCGACTGACGCCGCCTGACGGATGGATGACGTGACGTTCGGAAATTCGATTAGACTGACGTGTACTAAGTGTTTGGTTTGCGCCCCGGTCACACGCGATCACACGGCGGCGTACGCGACGAGGTATCCGGCTGCGGCGACCGTGAGCGCCGTGAGCGCGCCGACGACCGCGACGAACCGCGGGTCGCGGTCGAGCCCGGCGGACGATCGGACGGCGTCGCCGCCGCGGGCGGACAGCCAGATCCACCCGCCCACGAGGAGCGCAAGCGGAACGATCGTGAAGCCGAGGACGTGCGCGTCGGCGATCGTCGGCCGCGGGAGGACGAACGCGGCCGGCGCGTACACGAGTCCGAGGCCCGCACGCGGGTCGACGGCGTCGCGGAGGGCGGTCTGCGACCCGCCCGGGGAGGCCAGCTGCGCGTAGACCGCCACGGCGGCCCAGACCGCCGCGACCTCGACGAAGAGGATCCCGAGGAGGTTCAGCGTCGGATCGACCGAGAGGACGACGCGCTCGGTCAGGAGCGGTGGGCCGAACGGCGACAGCAGCGGCGGCGGCGACGCCAGGAAGACGTCGCCGAACGGGTGAGTCAGAAATCCGACGCCGGCGGCGAGCATCGTCGCGGTAGGTGGAAGAGGGGTTCGTCGGGCGACGGCGGCCCCGGCGACGGCCGCGACGAGGAGGAACGCGGCCGCGACGACCGCCGCGGAGAGTCCGACCGTCGAGCGGAAGCCCCACAGGATCGCGAGCCCCGCCAGGAGAGCGACGGCCGCGGTGACGACGGCGGACGGCGACGGGTCGGATCGGCGCGCTCGCCCGACGAGGTGGCCCGCGCCGAAGGCGAGCGTCGCGGCGGCGCCGACGGGGAGCGGATGGGTGACGACGCGGTGGACGCGGTTTGCGACGCCCCAGAACGCCTCCCAGCCGAGCGGGACCCCGCCGGCGACGGCGGCGGCGTACGTGGCGACGGCGTACGCGACGTCGAGGTCCGGGAGGAGCGCCGCGAGCGCGGCGACGCCCGCGAGCGCGAGCGCGGTCCGCGCGTCGCGGCCGGCGCGGCGCGCACCCCACCCCGCGAGGGCGAACGCGAGGCACTCGTGGCCGACGAACATCGCTCGTCTCCGCGCTGGCCGCCGGGCGAGATAGGTCTTGTCCTCGCGGGGCGTCTCCGCTGGCGCGGCCGGCGGCGGATCTTTGTCCGGCGAGCGCCAACGGGTGGTCGTGAACGGGACCGCCATCGACCACGTGAAACTGCAGATCCCCGCCGACGGGATCGAGACCGCACTGGCGTTCTACCGGGACGGGCTCGGCTTCGAGATCGACGGGATGGACCTGTACGAGTCCGGCGAGAAGCCGTTCTTCTCGGTCCGGCTCGCGCCCGGCGCCGTGATCCACCTCGAACCGTCCGACGACTTCGCGGCGCCGTCGCGGACCGCCTACGACCACGTCGCCGTCCGCGTCGACGACACGATCGAGGGGGTCGAGGCGGCGCTCGACGACGCGGGGATCGAGATCGACCGCCGGCTCGACCCGCTGGGCGCGACGGGCGTGGCGCCCGCCGTGTACGTCACGGACCCGTTCGGCTACCGGATCGAACTGAAGGCCGAGCGGGCGTAGCGCCGCGGCGACTCCGGCGGCCGACACCGAACGGTTTTTCTCGCTGTTGCCCCGTGCTACACCCAGTCGATGCGATCCAAGGTCCCCGGACTCGGCGGCTCCCGCTCCGCGGAGCGCGCCGGCGCGCTGCTCGCACTCGCGGGCGTCGTCCTCTTCATCTCCTCGCTCGTCGTCGGCGCCGCGCTCGCCCCGGACGTCGGCGCCGCCACCGACGGCGAGACGCGGCAGACGCTCGTGGGGTCCCACGGCGGCGGCCCCGGTCTCCACGAGAAGGGCTCTGTCTACCTCCTCGACGGCCGCGAGATCCAGTGGCGCGCCGGCGACACGGACAGCTACTTCGACGTCACGATGCTCCCGGACGGGCGGGTGATGGCCGGCTTCATGGACGGCGGCTACACCGACTGTGCCCCCTACGAGTCCCCCTGCACCCGCACCGGCTTCCGGATCATCGATCCGAACGCCGGGAGCGAGGCCGGTCCCGAGATCGTCTCCGAGTACTCCTTCCCGGTCCGGACGCCGAAGAACAGCGAGGTCCACGACGTCGAGCGGCTGGACTCGGGCGAGTACCTCGTCACGGACATGGAGTACGAGCGGATCTTCACCGTGAGCGAGGGCGAGATCACCTGGCAGTGGAACGCCAGCGAGCGCTACGACGCGCCCGCGGATCCGACCCGGACCGACTGGCTCCACATCAACGACGTCGACGTCATCTCCGAGGACCGCTACCTGGTCTCGGTCCGCAACGCGCACCAGCTCGTGATCGTCGAGCGCGGCGAGGGCGTCGTCGAGGTGATCAACGAGGGCGACGGCGACGGCGGCAGCCCGAGCTCGAGGGGCGATCCGACGGTGCTCCGCCAGCAGCACAACCCCCAGTGGCTCGGCAACGGGACCGTGCTGGTCGCCGACAGCCACAACGATCGGATCGTCGAACTGCGGAGAAACGAGAGCGGCGACTGGAACGTCGCGTGGGCGCTCTACGAGGCCGAGGGCGTGACGTTCAACTGGCCGCGCGACGCCGACCGCCTCCCCAACGGCAACACGCTCGTCACCGACTCGCTGAACAAGCGGATCGTGGAGGTGAACCGCACGGGCGCGACCGTCTGGAGTTACGGGACGCCGCAGGTGCCCTACGAGGCCGAGCGACTGCCGGCAGGCGAGCGGGTCGGCGGCGTCGCCTACGCCGACGGCGGCGGCGCGACGACGATCGGCGAGGGCCGGGACGTGCCCGTGCTGTCGTTCCTGCTCGTCGTCCTCCAGACCGGCCTCCAGACGCCGTTCTGGTTCGGCGAGGCCCACGTCGCGGTCGCGCTCATCTCGCTGGCGTGCGTGCTCGGCGGGGCGGGAACGGCCCTGCGGGGTCGGCTCCGCGGGTAGGGCTCGACCGCGAGGACCCCCCTGCTTCTTGCCCGTCGAGGTGGAGACACGGATATGGTCGACAGCGAGCCTTCCAGCGGCGACGACCTGGCCTGGACGACGACCGGGAGCGACATCGACTACGCCTGCCCGGGCTTCGAGGTGCGGCGCGACGACGTGGTCCTGCCGGACGGCACCAAGACGGACTTTCACTACGTCGACGAGCCGCCCGCGGTGGTCGTCCTCCCCTTTACGCCCGACGGCGACGTCGTCCTCGTCGAGGAGTGGCGCCAGGCCGTCGGGCGCGTCAACCGCGGCCTGCCCGCCGGGACGGCCGAGTCCGACGACGCCGACCTCGACGACGCCGCACGCAGGGAACTCGGCGAGGAGACCGGATACGAGGCCGACGCCGTCGAGCACCTCTTCGCCGCCGAGCCGGCCAACGGCCTCCTCGACAGCGTCCACCACTACTTCGTCGCTCGCGGCTGTGAGCCGTCGGGCGAACAGGACCTCGACTTCAACGAGAGCATCCGCGTAGTCACCGCCGACTACGACGACCTCCTGACCGAGGTCCTCGACGGGGACGTCCGCGACGGCCGGACGGCGCTCGGGATCACCCGCTACGAACTCGCGGAGCGCTGGCGGTGAGGCCGGTCGGCCGACGATGACGGCGGCACGCCGACGGTGACGGAGAGCGGAGAGACGAAGCGCTTTGACGAGAACGGAGAGACGAAGCGTTTTGACGCGGGGGTCCGTACTGCGGGTGTGTCCCCCGAAACCGATTCAGTCGGCGGCGCCGACGGGCTCGCGGACGGCGAACGGCTCCGGGCGGTCGTCCGGGCGCTCGCGGCCGCCGTGCTCCTGGCGGGCGTCGGCATCGCGGTCGGCGGGATCCTGGTCCTCGCCGCCGCGTTCGTCTTGGGCCTGTCCGGCGTCGATATCACGCCGCTCCTGAGTATCGTCCTCTCGCTTGCCCTCGCGACCGGCGTCGGCTTCGGCGGCGTCGCGCTCGCGTATCTCCGGTACCGCGGTCAGGGACTGGACTACGTCGGCGTGGCGGTGCCCTCCCTCCGCGAGGTCGCGTTCGTCATCGCCGGCTACGTGGCGGCGATGGGGCTCCTGGTCGTCGCGTCGGTGATCATCTCGACGACCGGCGCGGAGGCCGCGCCGAACACGGCCGCGGAGGTCGGGATGCAGAACCCCGAGATCCTGCTCCTCCTAGTGCCGGCGTCGCTGCTCCTGATCGGACCGGGCGAGGAACTGCTCTACCGCGGCGTCGTCCAGAACCGCCTCGGCGAGGCGCTGCCCGCGCCCGCCGCGATCGTCCTCGCGAGCCTCATCTTCGCGTCGATCCATTACTTCTCGCTCGCTGGCGCGCCGCGGGCGCGACTGGTCAGCATCTCCGTGCTCGTGCTCCCGACGCTGGTCTTCGGAACGGTGTACGAACTCACCGACAACATCGTCGTCCCGGCGCTGATCCACGGGATCTACAACGCGACGCTGTTCTCGATGCTGTATCTCACGCTCCAGTTCGCCGGCTCGGAACAGTTCCCGCAGGCGCTCGTCGCCGGGGTCTTCTGAGCGGCGCGGGCGAGTTCGGGTCGATCCGAGTTCAGGTCGGTCCGAGTTCGGGCCGGATCGAATCCGAGTCAGAATCCGGAACCCGAATCGATCGACGGCGCGTACGCTACACCAACGTCCACGCGAAATAGAGGCCGCCGAGGAGGAACGCGACGCCGACGACCTGGACGAGTCGCCGCCAGCGGGTCGGGAACGCGTTCCCGGCGTCCGCGCCCGCATCCGCCTTTCCCGCCGAGGCGCCGTCCTCGCCGTACCGGCCGTATCGGTCGTCGGGCAGCCGTCCGGCGGCCTGGATCCGGACGACGGTCTCGGGCGAGGCGACGAACAGCAGTCCGAGCGCGACCCCGAGGACGGCGGCCGCGAGCGTGCGGAGGTCGACCATCGGCCGTTACCCGCGCAGGCGCTCGATCCGCTTTTCGATCGGCGGGTGCGTCGCGAACAGGCGGGCGAGGCCGCGCTCCTCGCCGAAGATGCAGAGGGCGTTCACCTGCGAGTCGACCGCGGACTCCTGGGTCCGCTCGTTCCCGCGGCTGATCTTCTCCAGGGCGCGGGCGAGCGGGTCGCCGCCGCCGATGGCGTCGGCGGCGTCGCTGTCGGCGACGTACTCCCGGTACCGGGAGATGGCGAAGACGAAGAGCATCACGAGCAGTTGGGTGATCTGGCCGACGACGATCGCGAGGAAGAAGTCCGCGATGTCGTTGTCGCCGGTCAGGAGCACGGCCCACTGGGCGACGATGGCGACGATGGAGGCGACCCCCTGGCCGAGCACCATCATCACCACGTCGCGGTTGCGGATGTGCGCGAGCTCGTGCGCGAGGACGCCCTCGACCTCGTCGGCGCTCAGCCGCGAGAGCAGTTCCTCGCTGACGACGACCGTGCCCGCGCCCTTGCGACCGACCGCGAAGGCGTTGGGGACGCCCATCCGCGCGATCATCAGCCGCGGCTTCTCGATGCCCATCGACTCCGAGAGCGACTCGACGCGCCGGTGGATCTCCGGGTACCGGTCCTCGGGCAGGTCCTCGGCGCCGACGCTCCGGATCGCCATCCACTTGCCGACCTTGTACTGGACGCCGACGAAGAGCACGCTCCCGAGCAGCACGAGCGAGAGCGGCCAGCCGAAGACGCCCATCACGACCACGGCCGCGACGGCGTAGAAGGCGAACAGGATCGATCCGACGATCGCCATCCGCGCTTTCAGTCCGAGGTGTCTCATACGGGGTTTTGTCGTCCGCGCGGACACAAGAATCCGGTGGTCGGCGGCGAGCGGGGAATCGGCTGACGGCGTCCGAGCTGTTGGCCGAGTGACCGCTCGGACGTGCGTTTATATGCGATGCCGCGGCCAGCGCCACCGTGATCTGACGGTCGCCCCGCGCCGAGAGCGGGTGTTCGGCACAGCGGCGCGGGCTACGGAGCAAGTGTGCCGACTGTACGCTATGCGGCCCGGGAGCGGCGGCGCCGACCGGAAAGCGACGGTTCTTACCGGCGGCTCTCCCTACCCGCGGTATGCGCGATCACTTCGAGGTCCGTCGGGGGGACGCCGCCGGGCGGATCGGCCGGCTGTCGGTCCCCCGCGCGGGCGTCACCGTCGAGACGCCGGCGCTGATGCCGGTCGTCAACCCGAACATCCGGACCATTCCTCCGAGAGAGCTCGAATCGGAGTTCGGCGCGGAGATCCTGATCACGAACTCCTACATCGTCCACAGCACCGACGACCTCCGCGAGCGGGCCGTCGAGGAGGGGCTCCACGACCTCCTCGGCTTCGACGGCGCGATCGTCACCGACTCGGGCTCGTTCCAGCTCGCGGAGTACGGCGAGATCGACGTGACGACGCGGGAGATCCTCGACTTCCAGCACGAGATCGGCTCGGACGTCGGGACGCCGATCGACATCCCCACGCCGCCGGACGTCGGCCGGGAGCGCGCCGAGCGGGAGCTAGAGCAGACCGAGGCGGCCCTGCGGGACGCCGAGGCCGCCGACACCGGCGAGATGCTGGTGAACGCGCCGGTGCAGGGGTCGACGTACCCGGACCTGCGCGAGGCGGCCGCCGGCCGCGCGGACGCGACCGACCTGGACGTGTTCCCCGTCGGCGCGGTCGTGCCGCTGATGAACAGCTACCGCTACGCCGAGATGATCGACGTCGTCGCCGCGGCGAAGCGCGGCCTCGGCCGCGACGCGCCGGTCCACCTGTTCGGCGCGGGCCACCCGATGATGTTCGCGGTCGCGGTCGCGGCCGGCTGTGACCTCTTCGACTCGGCGGCGTACGCCATCTACGCGCGCGACGATCGCTACCTGACCGTGCGGGGAACCGAGCACCTCGAAGACCTGGAGTACTTCCCCTGCTCGTGTGCGGTCTGCGCCGCGCACGATCCCGAGGAACTGCGCGGGTACGACGACGAGGAGCGCGAGCGCCTGCTGGCCGAGCACAACCTCCACGTGTCGTTCGCCGAGATCCGACGCGTGAAGCAGGCGATCCGCTCGGGGAACCTCCTCGAACTAGTGGAGTCGCGGGCGCGGTCCCACCCGGCGATGCTCGACGGCTACCGCGCGCTCCTGGACCACGCCGACCAGCTGGAGCGCGAGGATCCGATCTCGAAGGGCTCGTTCTTCTACCTCTCCGAGGAGTCGGCGCGCCGGCCGGAGGTGCGACGCCACCACGAGCGCGTGACGCGACTCGATCCGGAGGGCGAGGTGCTGCTGACCGAGGGCGGCATCCCCTCGGGCGACGCCTACGACGCGGCCTGGCGGGTCGTGCCGCCGTTCGGGCCGTTCCCGCGGGCGCTCTCGGAGACGTACCCGCTCACGGCCGAGGTCCCCGAGCGGAGCGACCGTCACGCGCAGGAGGCGGCCGCCGAGGGCGTCCGGGAACTGGTCGAAGCCAACCCCGGAACCGAGTTCGTCCTCGCTCACGACGACTGGCCCGCGTCGGCGCTAGCTCGGGTCCCCGATCGGGTCGCAATCGAGACGCTCGGCGGCGGTCGGTAGCCGACGCAGTCACCGCTCATCGGGCGCGACGTCGGCCATCCGCTCGGAGAAGTCCCACGAGTGGAGTCGCTCCGGCGACACCCGGATGCGGACCTCCTCGCGGTCGGGCCCGAGCAGGCGGTCGCCCAGTTCGTTGTCGGTCCCGCCCAAGTACCGCTCGAAGAGCGCCCGGAGCAGTCGCTTTTCGGTGTCCGGCTCGATCGACGCCGTCCCGCGGCCGCGGACGCCGCGGTACGGGTAGTCGTTGGTCGAGACCTCGAAGGAGACCTCGGGCTCGTGTCGGAGGAAGTCCACGACGTCCGCGTCGGCGCTCGTGGCACAGAGGATCTCCCGGTCGCGATCGGCGTCGCCGAGGCCCTCTGCGGGCGACCACCCCTCGTCGTCGACGGCGTCGCCGTCGGCCCAGACGTACCACAGCGAGAGCATCCAGGGGGTGTCGCCGGGCGTCCGGCAGCCGAGGCGAACGGGCACCCGGGCCGCCGTCAGGAACTCGTCGATCCCGGGGCGGGACCACGCGCCGGAGACGTGCATACGCGGGGATGGGACGCGGGGTGGCAAAAGTGCGCGGGCCGATCCGGGTTCGGCGGAAACGGAAGCAGGAGCAGGAGCGGGGACGGGAGTGAGAGGCGAAATGAGGGCTCGCGAACAGACAGATAATTCACGCTCGACAGCGCATGCGGGTGTATGACCGATTACTTTGAGGTACACAGGCGCGACGGGGCCGCCCGCCTGGGGGAGCTCCGACTCTCGGATCCGCTCCGGACGCCGGCGCTCGTCGACGGGAGCGTCGACGACGCGGGCAGCCTCTGGACGGACGAGCGCGGCGTCCCGAAGGGGTACAGGGAGATCCTGACGGTCCTCCCGCACCGGTCGTTCCCGGCGGGCACCGACGAGCGCGTCCAGGAGTCGTTCGCGGTCGACTACCCCGACGTCGACTACCCGAGCGCGGCGGTCGTCACGCCCGAGACGGCCGACGACTACGGCGCCGACGCGTACATCCTCTCGAACGCGAGCGGGTTCGTCGGACACGCCGCGGCCTTCCGCGAGGAGCTCATCGCCGCGCGTGAGGCGCTGCCGGCCGATACGGCGATCTACCTCTCGGGTGTCGCGACCCCGCGCAACGCCGCGACGCTCGTCTACGCCGGCGTCGACCTCCTCGACGCCAAGCGGGCGCGCGTCCGCGGCCTCGAAGGCTTCTATCTCACCTCGGAGGGCGAGTACTTCCTCGAAGACCTCGACGAACTGCCGTGTTCCTGCCCGGCGTGTCGCGGCAAGCACGTCGGCGAGGGCGTCCGCGGCGACGACCCCACGTCGGATCCGGCCGCCTTCGACGGCGAGGACTGCGCCGACCACAACGAGTACGCCCTCGAATCGGAACTGGCGACGGTCCGTCGACGGATCCGCGACGGCCGGCTCCGGGACTACATCGAGGGACAGGCCCGTCACGATCAGTGGCTCACGGCAGCGTTCCGGGAGTTCGACCAGCAGTACGGCTACCTGGAGGAGCGGACGCCCGTCGTCCGCGACACCGAACTCGCCGCCGCGACCGAAGACAGCCTCCGGCGCGTCGAGATCCAGCGGTTCGCCGAGCGCGTGACGACCCGGTACCGAAACCGGTTCTCGAATCCCCTCGTGTTGGTGCCGTGTTCGGCCACGAAGCCATACAGCGAGTCCCAGAGCCACGCGCAGTTCCACGACGCGATCCAGTACCGTGGGCACGTCGCGTCGATGACCTCGCCGATCGGCGTCGTCCCGATGGAACTGGAGCTGACCTACCCCGCCCAGCACTACGACACCGTCGTCACCGGCCGGTGGTCCGAAGACGAGAAGTCGTTCGTCGCCGACGTCCTCGGGCGCTACCTCGATCGCAACGACTACCCGCGGGTGATCGCGCACGTCCCCGACGAGGGCTACCGCGAGATCTGCGAGCGCGTCGCGGCCGACGTCGACGTCCCCTTCGAGTACACCGTCGAGGATCACCCGACTACGACCGATTCGCTCGCGAACCTGATGTCGACCCTCGACGAGGAGCTGAAATACAGCCGCCGCGAGCGCCAGCACAACACCGTGAAGGCGCTCGCGGACTACCAGTTCGGTCCCGGCGCGGGCGACGACCTCTTCGCGGACGTCGACCTGCAGGTCACGAGCCGCTATCCGAAACTGCAGGTCCGCGACGGCGACACCGAGGCGGGAGACGGCAACGACGACGGCCAGCAGTTGGCGACGATGGTCCCGCAGTACGGCGTCCTCTCGCTCACCCTCGACGGCGCCCGCGTCTGGGCGGAGTCCGACGTGCCGACGAAGCGCGTCGAGATCGACGAGTTCGTCCCGCACGGGAGCGTGCTCGCGCCGGGCGTCGTCGACGCCGACGAGGAGATCCGCGTCGGCGACGAGGTCGTCGTCGAGGGGCCGCGCGCCTTCGGCGTCGGCCGCGCGCAGATGTTCGGCGCGGAGATGGCCGAGTCGACCCGCGGCGAGGCGGTACAGATGCGGCACGTCGAAGAAGTAGAGGAGTCGTAGGAGGCACGTATGCCGCCGACAGTCGCCGCGTGCCAACTCGACGTGAGCGACCTGGCCGTCGGAGCCAACCTCGACGCCGTCGAGCGCCGGGTTCGGGACCTTCCGGACCGCGTCGACGTGGCGATCTTCCCGGAGTACGCGCTCACCGGCTTCGTGGCCGACGACCGCATCCGGGACGTCGCTGTCGACCGCGACGGAGAGCCCGTAGACCGAATCGAGGCGTTGGCGCGGGAGTCGACGACGGACCTCCTCGTCGGCTTCGTCGAGCGCGACGGCGACGCGCTGTACAACGCGGCGGGCTACGTCGCGGCCGACGGGTCGCGGACAGTCTACCGGAAGCGACACCTCTGGGATGGCGAGCGGGAAGTGCTTGAACCCGGAAACGATCTGATGACGGTCGACTCGCCCGTCGGCGAAGCGGGAATCCTCACCTGCTACGACCTCAATTTCGTCGGCGACAGCGCCGCGCTCGCGCGCCCGGAGGTCGAAGCCCTGTTCGTGCTCGGCGCCTGGCCCGCGGCCCACAGCGAGAACTGGACCCTCCTGCTGCGTGCGCGGGCGCTGGACGGCGTCCGGTGGACAATCGGCGCGGGGCGAACCGGCAGGCGGAAGCTCGCCGACGCCCGCGAGGTCGCGTACGCGGGCCGGTCGCTGGTCGCGAGCCCCGACGGCGGGATCCGTGCGAGCCTCGACAGGCAGGAGACCGACCTCGTCGTCGACCTCGATCCCAAGGCGCTCGCGCGGCAGCGGGACCTGGTCGGAGTCTACGACGAGGAGGGCGGACGCGGCGGCGAGTCGCGCGCGAGCGAGTGAGTCGCCGATGCCCGCGACTTTTTCATCCTGGCCCCCCTCGGTCGAGGTATGACGGACAACGCACCGGAGACGGACCGCGAGGTCTCCCTCGGCGTGCCGCAGGGCGTTCTCGAATCGCTCCCGGAGGACGGCCAGAACGCCGCGGCCGATATGAAAGAGGCCGTCGCAGGGCTGGAGCGCAGCCTCCAGGGGGCGATCGAGTCGGCCGACTCGGACTCGGAGGCGGCGGGCTACGCCGTCGACGCCATCGAGCACCTCGAAGACCGGATGGAGACCTACGACGGCTTCGTCCCGGAGCTCCGCGCGTGGGGCCAATCGCCGATCTACGCGATCGCGTGGCGGAACCTCTACGCCGAGGTGATCGCCCAGCTCTACGAGCACGAGTGGCTCGCGGACCACATCGACCGCGAGCGGAACTACCGGATGGTCGAAGACGGCATCCGGTTCGGGGACTGACAGGACCTCGGGACGGCGGCGACGTCTGCGACGCACACCAGCGCGCATCTTTTTTGCCGGCCGCGCTCCAGATTCGAGTATGTCGTTGCAACTGCGGTTCTTCGCCACCTTCCGGGAGGCGGTGGGGACGAAGACGATCACCCGCGACTACGACGCCGACACCGTCGGCGACGTCCTCGTCGCGCTCGAACGCGAGTTCGAGGGGCTGGCCGGCGAAATTCTGGACGATGGCGCGGTCCGACCGCAGGTGAACGTCCTCCTGAACGGCCGGGACATCGAACACCAGTCGGGCGTCGAGACGCCGATCGAACCGGACGACACGCTGAGCATCTTCCCGCCCGTCGCGGGCGGGGCGGGGAACGCGTGAGCGCCGAGTGGGAGACCCGCGAGCGGTCCTACCGGGGCATCTCGGTCCGGCTGGCTCGCAAGTACCTCGGAAAGCTCGGCGGCACCGCCGTCGACGACGAGCGCGTCGAGGCCGACGACTGGGCCGCCTCGCTGTCGGCCTCGAAGGTCTCGATCGGCCCGACGCTGGAGCTGACCGAGGTGACGGTGACGTTCGAGGGCGACCCCGACGCCCTGGACGACCTCATCGAGCGCTTCTCGCAGAAGGCGATGCGCGCCGGGGGCTGAGGGGGGACGATGATCGGCGACGGCGCCCCGCGCGGCGGTGACGAGCCCGAGGACGCGGACTCCGAGGGGCCGACGGTCCCGCTCGACGGCGACGTGCTCCTG
This is a stretch of genomic DNA from Halobellus sp. MBLA0158. It encodes these proteins:
- a CDS encoding carbon-nitrogen hydrolase family protein; amino-acid sequence: MPPTVAACQLDVSDLAVGANLDAVERRVRDLPDRVDVAIFPEYALTGFVADDRIRDVAVDRDGEPVDRIEALARESTTDLLVGFVERDGDALYNAAGYVAADGSRTVYRKRHLWDGEREVLEPGNDLMTVDSPVGEAGILTCYDLNFVGDSAALARPEVEALFVLGAWPAAHSENWTLLLRARALDGVRWTIGAGRTGRRKLADAREVAYAGRSLVASPDGGIRASLDRQETDLVVDLDPKALARQRDLVGVYDEEGGRGGESRASE
- a CDS encoding ubiquitin-like small modifier protein 1, whose protein sequence is MSLQLRFFATFREAVGTKTITRDYDADTVGDVLVALEREFEGLAGEILDDGAVRPQVNVLLNGRDIEHQSGVETPIEPDDTLSIFPPVAGGAGNA
- a CDS encoding pyridoxamine 5'-phosphate oxidase family protein, with product MHVSGAWSRPGIDEFLTAARVPVRLGCRTPGDTPWMLSLWYVWADGDAVDDEGWSPAEGLGDADRDREILCATSADADVVDFLRHEPEVSFEVSTNDYPYRGVRGRGTASIEPDTEKRLLRALFERYLGGTDNELGDRLLGPDREEVRIRVSPERLHSWDFSERMADVAPDER
- the arcS gene encoding archaeosine synthase subunit alpha, producing MTDYFEVHRRDGAARLGELRLSDPLRTPALVDGSVDDAGSLWTDERGVPKGYREILTVLPHRSFPAGTDERVQESFAVDYPDVDYPSAAVVTPETADDYGADAYILSNASGFVGHAAAFREELIAAREALPADTAIYLSGVATPRNAATLVYAGVDLLDAKRARVRGLEGFYLTSEGEYFLEDLDELPCSCPACRGKHVGEGVRGDDPTSDPAAFDGEDCADHNEYALESELATVRRRIRDGRLRDYIEGQARHDQWLTAAFREFDQQYGYLEERTPVVRDTELAAATEDSLRRVEIQRFAERVTTRYRNRFSNPLVLVPCSATKPYSESQSHAQFHDAIQYRGHVASMTSPIGVVPMELELTYPAQHYDTVVTGRWSEDEKSFVADVLGRYLDRNDYPRVIAHVPDEGYREICERVAADVDVPFEYTVEDHPTTTDSLANLMSTLDEELKYSRRERQHNTVKALADYQFGPGAGDDLFADVDLQVTSRYPKLQVRDGDTEAGDGNDDGQQLATMVPQYGVLSLTLDGARVWAESDVPTKRVEIDEFVPHGSVLAPGVVDADEEIRVGDEVVVEGPRAFGVGRAQMFGAEMAESTRGEAVQMRHVEEVEES